The genomic window TTTATGTATGAAAATGTGTCCACTTGGAGATCAATGACACACGCAGCTAAAAATCGCGGCTCACTTTTTGATACAAATAGATGGTCAACTATTTTTTTAGGATGGTGTCAAGATTTTGTAACAGGAGGAAAGAATGTCGATTGATAAAATTCTAAAAAAACTACCCCCACAATGTGCGACTCTTGCATTTTCTCTCTATGGTGTGTATCTCAATGGCACTCGATACAATAAAGAATATGATCGTGTGTATAAAGAACTGCTTTCCCATGAAAAGTGGTCACAGGATCAAATACGAGAGTATCAATTTAGACATGCTCGGGAAATAATTAAAGAAGCTATTACGCATGTGCCCTATTATCGAAAATGGGCATTGGAAGTCGGTTTTTCTTTACATGATTTTAACTCATTGGATGATATTACGTTGTTCCCTATCTTAGAGCAGAAAACTGTAAAAGATTCCCCTGAACTCTTCATAAATGAAACTATTAAACAGATGAAAGTTCGTTGGACGAAAACTGGTGGAACAACAGGACGGGGTTTGTCGCTACCCATTAGCTTGGGAGCTGATCATATTACTAAGGGGATTGGTTGGAGAGCTCGATCTAGATTTGGTATTGAAAGAAATCAATGGTTTGCTCAAATATTTGGGAGAGATTTCATAAACCAAAGTGTAAAAAATGGACCATTTTATGCAGTAAATTACCCAGGAAAGCAGCTTTTTTTAAGTGCACATCATATATCAATAGATACAATTTCGCATTACTGTGAAGTACTTAATAAGTATAAACCAATTTATTTGACAGGCTATCCATCTATATTGACTGTAATGGCAGCCTACATGGAGCATTTGGGACTAAAACTAAAATATAAACCAAATGCAATTTGGACAAGCTCCGAAGTTTTGTTAGGTCATCAGGAAGATATTATTACGAGAGTTTTTTCGGCTCCCTGCCTACAACTTTATGGCCAGACGGAGCAAGTCGCAGAAATAATAACAAATAAAAATCATCAACTCCAAGTTGAAGAAGAATTCGGCTACTCTGAGTTTATACCTGTGGAGGAAAATCTTTACTCACTTATTTCTACAGGGCTGCATAATTTTGCTTTCCCTTTAATTCGCTATAACACAAATGATTTTGTTACTATTAAGTCAGGTACAAATTCTTGGCCAAGATTAGTAGAAAAAATTGATGGTAGGTATTCTGATTTCTTGGTCGATCGTAATGGTAAAAAAATATTTGCAATTAATCAAGTTTTTAAAAATGTTGTGAATATTAGTGGCATTCAATTTCATGAGGTGAAACAAGGATCTTATAATGTTTTGTATGAAAATATTTATGGTGACTGCGAAAAAGATCTAACATCAATTCGTATGAGCCTTGATAATATTGGTGGTAAAGGTATACTATTGAATTTTATTAAGGTTGATAAAATTATGAAGACAAAAAATGGTAAGACTCCTTTAATTATTCATTCTGAAAGTAACATTATATGAATAATAATATAATTATCATTGGAACAGCTCCACAAGGTCTTTTCATAAACCGACTTTACTCAAAGGCTGGTTATAAAACAATTATTGTTACCACAAAAAAAATGCAGGTTGGTATAGTCGTTATGGTAAAAAGATGCATGCTGATTCAGAAGCGAGCTTAAAAGATATACTTAAAGATCTCTCAGAATCACACGGCGCCGTTCCCTGTATAATTACAAGTGGGCCCGAACTCAACTTTATAATCCATAATTTTCCTGAGCTTTACACACTTTTGAATGTAATGCCTAATCCCGTTGATGAGGTTCGGGTTTTTTCCAATAAATATGAGACCTATAGAAAAGCTAGGACTGTCGGAATTAATACCCTTTCATCCTATTCTATGACAGAAGCGATTGAAAAAATCGATGACCTTCCATATCCATGCATAGTAAAATGGAATTCTGAAATTCACTTAATTAACAAAAATAACTTTAAAACCTCTGTGGTTAAATCAGTTACTGAATTAAAGAATTTAACATCAAGCTTTAATCAAGGGGATTTAAATCATCTTCTTGTGCAACAATTTATAGATTCCTCTCAGCATTGCAATATCTCATATCTCGGTTATTTTGATAATGGCATACCACGGCTTGGGCTCTTAGTGCAACAGCTAAGACAATATCCACAGGGCATAACATCATATCTAAAGGAATATAAAGGCTTCTTGTCTAAGGATCTTGCAAAAAGTGCAGAGCAACTGATTGGAGGTGGTTCATACACTGGATTTGCGGAGGTTGAATTTAAGCTTACAAACGATATGAAGACAGCATACCTTCTTGAAGTAAATCCTAGAACCTGTGGTTGGTCAAGTGCTTTAATAGGGAAATATCCCAATATGATTAATCATATTTTACATGGTGAGCCATTAAAGGTAAACAACAATTTAGAATGGTTTAATATTCTCCGTGATCTCAGAGCGGTTTTGAAGAGTACCGAGTCTCTACCTAAAAAAGTATCTCAACTTTTCTCTTTTATTAAACCTAAAACTGTTGATGTCTTCTCAATAACTGACCCTCTTCCCTTTATAAGTCCCCTGCTGGAAAAGTGTACAAAATAAGGAGCGATTTACATGATACACCTCATACTATCTCTTGACTATGAGCTATTCGGAAACGGTGCTGGTGACACTAAGAAAATAAAGATAGAGCCTACAAGCAGACTGCTTTCAATATGTAATAAGCACGGTGCTAAACTCACAATTATGTGCGAAGTAGCAGAATATTGGGCATTCAAAAAAGCAGAAGAGGAAGGGCTTCTTTCTCATCTTTCCTATTCACCATCGAGACTTATTGAAGAGCAATTACGGTATGCCATATCACATGGTCATGATGTTCAACTTCATCTTCATCCTCAATGGATTGGTGCAAAGTACACTAATGGATTATGGCATCTTAATATGGAACAATACCGTATTGCCGATTTACCTCATGGATTAGGTGATATTGATGATGAATTCTCAATATTAGGTGCATTGAAAAAGGGTAAGGATACGCTTGAAAATCTATTAAAACCAATAAAGCACGACTATACATGTTCCTCTTTTCGCGCTGGTGGTTACTACGTACAACCAGAAAAAGAGGTTATAGCAGCAATGAAACAGCTGGGTATTCTTTTAGATAGCTCTGTTGTTAAAGGTTTAAAAATTGACTCGCCATGGAAGTTGGACTATACTGATGCGTATAAAAATTATGGCTATTGGTGGTCAAAAGAAGATTCTCTTACAGAACAAGGGAATGCAGGTGAGGGTATTCTGGAATTGCCGGTTTTTTCAGAGATGAAACCCTATTTCCTTAATTTTCTTCCACAAAAATTAATGGCAACTTTAAAAAGAAGAAAAATTGAAAAATCTGACCCTCATCGAAGCATAAACAGAAAAGCAAGTACACCTTCTAGCTCTACGGTTTTACAAAAACTCTTTTCTCCTCATCCGCACAACCTTGATTTTTGTAAACTTTCAGCAGGTGAGATGTACAGAACCGTTCTTAATATTGTAAATAATAATAAAAATAGTGATATAGTACCTATTGTGCTTATAGGTCACAACAAAGACT from Chitinivibrio alkaliphilus ACht1 includes these protein-coding regions:
- a CDS encoding ATP-grasp enzyme, which translates into the protein MHADSEASLKDILKDLSESHGAVPCIITSGPELNFIIHNFPELYTLLNVMPNPVDEVRVFSNKYETYRKARTVGINTLSSYSMTEAIEKIDDLPYPCIVKWNSEIHLINKNNFKTSVVKSVTELKNLTSSFNQGDLNHLLVQQFIDSSQHCNISYLGYFDNGIPRLGLLVQQLRQYPQGITSYLKEYKGFLSKDLAKSAEQLIGGGSYTGFAEVEFKLTNDMKTAYLLEVNPRTCGWSSALIGKYPNMINHILHGEPLKVNNNLEWFNILRDLRAVLKSTESLPKKVSQLFSFIKPKTVDVFSITDPLPFISPLLEKCTK